A single Natrinema pellirubrum DSM 15624 DNA region contains:
- a CDS encoding FAD-binding and (Fe-S)-binding domain-containing protein, which translates to MSLEPSADPAADRRANYDYRSDDIDRPALVADLEAVVDCEVRGDSYSRQLYATDASAYELTPIAVSFPESTADVAGILEYCGAREIPVLPRGGGTSLAGQTVNRAVVLDFTRHMDEIRGIDPEGRTATVRPGTILGTLNEALEPHDLKFAPDPAWGDKSAIGGAIGNNSTGAHSLQYGKTDAYIEAVEAVLADGTVTRFGEITREEVGERADPNGDLEARIYAEVERILAEDADRIADTYPDLKRNVSGYNLDRLVAEARGEALPGGEETGEPGTVNLARLLAGSEGTLAVITEATVSLEPVPETKAVSLLCYRDLHEAMEDVEPILAHDPAAVEVLDDVLLDLARDTAEFGPVTEALPEGTNAVLLVEFYAADADHGKAQVAGLLADRVPSATPAGEPADDAPESDGEPLALAALEAYDAPERAKLWKLRKSGLPILLSRTTDAKHISFIEDTAIPPANLPEFVERFEAILEAHDTYASFYAHAGPGVLHVRPLVNSKTEVGLEQLHGIADDVTDLVVELGGSVSGEHGDGRARTQWNRKRYGDDLWETFQDLKTAFDPDWILNPGQVVFREAEPTDLRENLRFDPDYEFDAGFEPTLEWDNDNGMQGMVELCHGCGGCRGEQSTTGGVMCPTYRASHEEITATRGRANALRGAMSGDLDPDEAVSDEFVEEVMDLCIGCKGCAIDCPSEVDMAKLKAEVTHEYHERNGASIRDRLFANVGTLSKWGSRLAPLSNVLPKLPGARTALEAVVGIDSDRPLPTFRAKTFRDWFHERGGCRVSEAEATRKAVLYPDTYTNYSHPAAGKAAVRVLEAAGVHVAVPNDLGDTGRPAFSKGFLEKARETARENVTALAPRVADGWDVVVIEPSDAVMFQSDYLDLLGSDAAERLAGGTYGVCEYLDTFRLDEGIAFDERAATDELVYHGHCHQQSVAKDHHAVGVLRRAGYAVDPLDSGCCGMAGSFGYESEHASMSDAIAEILYEQVEDSPGGRVVAPGASCRTQLENRPDATEEPPTPIEVVADALE; encoded by the coding sequence ATGTCCCTCGAGCCGAGCGCTGACCCGGCCGCCGACCGGCGCGCGAACTACGACTACCGGAGCGACGACATCGACCGCCCGGCGCTGGTCGCGGACCTCGAGGCCGTCGTCGACTGCGAAGTGCGGGGCGACTCCTACTCCCGGCAGCTGTACGCGACCGACGCGAGCGCCTACGAGCTGACGCCGATCGCCGTCTCCTTCCCGGAGTCGACGGCCGACGTCGCGGGGATCCTCGAGTACTGTGGGGCGCGGGAGATCCCGGTCCTCCCGCGGGGCGGGGGAACGAGCCTCGCCGGACAGACGGTCAACCGGGCCGTCGTCCTCGATTTCACCCGGCACATGGACGAGATCCGCGGGATCGATCCCGAGGGCCGGACCGCGACGGTCCGGCCGGGGACGATCCTCGGGACGCTGAACGAAGCCCTCGAGCCACACGATCTCAAGTTCGCCCCCGATCCGGCGTGGGGCGACAAGAGCGCCATCGGCGGCGCGATCGGGAACAACTCGACCGGCGCTCACTCGCTGCAGTACGGCAAGACCGACGCCTACATCGAGGCGGTCGAGGCCGTCCTCGCGGACGGCACCGTAACGCGCTTTGGCGAGATTACTCGCGAGGAGGTCGGCGAGCGAGCCGATCCCAACGGCGACCTCGAGGCGCGGATCTACGCCGAAGTCGAGCGGATCCTCGCGGAGGACGCGGACCGCATCGCGGACACCTACCCCGACCTCAAGCGCAACGTCTCGGGGTACAATCTGGACCGGCTCGTCGCCGAGGCCCGCGGCGAGGCGTTGCCGGGCGGAGAAGAGACCGGCGAGCCGGGCACCGTCAACCTCGCGCGGCTGCTGGCCGGCAGCGAGGGCACCCTGGCGGTCATCACCGAAGCGACGGTTTCGCTCGAGCCGGTCCCCGAGACGAAGGCCGTCTCCCTGCTTTGCTACCGTGACCTCCACGAAGCGATGGAAGACGTCGAGCCGATCCTCGCACACGACCCCGCGGCGGTCGAGGTGTTGGACGACGTGTTGCTCGATCTGGCTCGGGACACGGCGGAGTTCGGCCCCGTCACCGAGGCCCTTCCCGAGGGGACCAACGCCGTCCTGCTCGTGGAGTTCTACGCCGCGGACGCCGACCACGGAAAAGCGCAGGTCGCGGGCCTGCTGGCCGACCGCGTCCCGTCGGCGACGCCGGCGGGGGAGCCGGCCGACGACGCACCGGAAAGCGATGGCGAGCCCCTCGCGCTCGCGGCGCTCGAGGCCTACGACGCACCCGAGCGCGCCAAGCTGTGGAAGCTCCGGAAGTCCGGCCTCCCGATCCTGCTCTCGCGGACGACCGACGCGAAGCACATCTCCTTCATCGAGGACACGGCGATCCCGCCTGCGAACCTCCCGGAGTTCGTCGAGCGCTTCGAGGCGATCCTCGAGGCCCACGACACCTACGCGAGCTTCTACGCCCACGCCGGGCCCGGCGTGCTTCACGTCCGGCCACTGGTGAACTCGAAGACGGAGGTTGGCCTCGAGCAGCTCCACGGTATCGCCGACGACGTGACGGACCTCGTGGTCGAGTTAGGGGGCTCGGTCTCGGGCGAACACGGCGACGGCCGCGCCCGTACCCAGTGGAACCGCAAGCGCTACGGCGACGACCTCTGGGAAACGTTCCAGGATCTCAAGACGGCGTTCGACCCCGATTGGATCCTGAACCCGGGACAGGTCGTCTTCCGGGAGGCGGAGCCGACCGACCTCCGGGAGAATCTCCGGTTCGACCCCGACTACGAGTTCGACGCCGGCTTCGAGCCGACACTCGAGTGGGACAACGACAACGGGATGCAGGGGATGGTCGAACTCTGTCACGGCTGTGGCGGCTGTCGGGGCGAGCAGTCGACGACCGGCGGCGTGATGTGTCCGACCTACCGCGCGAGCCACGAGGAGATCACGGCCACCCGCGGCCGGGCCAACGCGCTCCGGGGGGCGATGAGCGGCGATCTCGACCCGGACGAGGCGGTCTCCGACGAGTTCGTCGAGGAGGTGATGGATCTCTGTATCGGCTGCAAGGGCTGTGCCATCGACTGCCCCAGCGAGGTCGACATGGCGAAGCTCAAGGCCGAAGTCACCCACGAGTATCACGAGCGAAACGGCGCGAGCATCCGCGATCGACTCTTCGCCAACGTCGGGACCCTCTCGAAGTGGGGGAGCCGGCTCGCGCCGCTGTCGAACGTCCTCCCGAAGCTCCCGGGCGCTCGGACGGCCCTCGAGGCCGTCGTCGGGATCGATTCCGACCGGCCGCTGCCGACGTTCCGCGCGAAGACGTTCCGAGACTGGTTCCACGAGCGGGGAGGGTGCCGCGTGAGCGAGGCCGAGGCCACCCGCAAAGCCGTCCTCTACCCCGACACCTACACCAACTACAGCCACCCAGCGGCCGGGAAGGCGGCCGTCCGCGTCCTCGAGGCCGCGGGCGTTCACGTCGCGGTCCCGAACGACCTCGGCGACACCGGCCGGCCGGCGTTCTCGAAGGGGTTCCTCGAGAAAGCCAGAGAGACGGCCCGGGAGAACGTCACTGCGCTCGCGCCGCGAGTCGCCGACGGCTGGGACGTTGTCGTCATCGAGCCCTCCGACGCGGTCATGTTCCAGTCCGATTACCTCGACCTGCTCGGCTCGGACGCCGCCGAGCGGCTGGCGGGCGGTACGTACGGCGTCTGCGAATACCTCGACACCTTCCGACTGGACGAGGGGATCGCCTTCGACGAGCGAGCGGCCACCGACGAACTGGTCTATCACGGCCACTGCCACCAGCAGTCGGTCGCGAAAGACCACCACGCCGTCGGCGTCCTCCGCCGGGCGGGCTACGCCGTCGATCCGCTCGATTCGGGCTGCTGTGGGATGGCCGGCAGTTTCGGCTACGAGTCCGAACACGCCTCGATGAGCGACGCCATCGCCGAGATCCTCTACGAGCAGGTCGAAGACAGTCCCGGGGGCCGGGTCGTCGCTCCCGGCGCGTCCTGTCGCACGCAACTCGAGAACCGGCCGGACGCCACCGAGGAACCGCCGACGCCGATCGAAGTCGTCGCCGACGCGCTCGAGTGA
- a CDS encoding membrane protein, which produces MMATTHALLGLALALPLLAVAPDLAPAAFLAGLVGGVAPDLDLYTGHRKTLHYPVYGSIATVPAVVLAALVPTPVTVAIAVGLAAAALHAVADAAGSGLELRPWQGTSERAVYSHYHGRWVRPRRWVRYDGAPEDLFVAGIVAVPLVMLGDGPVTALAAGLVAVSAVYVLLRKPLATVAERLVPLLPAAVRPYVPARYL; this is translated from the coding sequence ATGATGGCGACGACCCACGCGCTGTTGGGCTTGGCTCTGGCGCTGCCACTACTGGCGGTCGCTCCGGACCTCGCACCGGCCGCGTTCCTCGCGGGACTGGTCGGCGGGGTGGCTCCCGACCTCGACCTCTACACCGGCCACCGGAAGACGCTTCACTATCCCGTGTACGGCTCGATCGCGACGGTGCCGGCGGTCGTCCTCGCGGCGCTCGTTCCCACGCCCGTCACGGTCGCGATCGCCGTCGGTCTCGCGGCCGCGGCGCTCCACGCCGTCGCCGACGCGGCCGGGAGCGGCCTCGAGTTGCGGCCCTGGCAGGGGACCTCCGAGCGGGCGGTCTACAGCCACTATCACGGACGCTGGGTTCGCCCGCGACGGTGGGTCCGATACGACGGCGCTCCCGAGGACCTCTTCGTCGCCGGGATCGTTGCGGTGCCGCTCGTCATGCTCGGCGACGGCCCCGTGACTGCTCTCGCAGCCGGCCTCGTCGCAGTGTCGGCCGTCTACGTCCTGTTACGCAAGCCGCTCGCGACCGTCGCCGAGCGACTCGTCCCGTTGCTCCCGGCGGCGGTTCGCCCTTACGTCCCCGCGCGGTATCTGTGA
- the ahbB gene encoding siroheme decarboxylase subunit beta, which translates to MSALSGNWRDAIDDVDAALIDGYQSGFPIEERPFDRVGADLGIDESAAVDRVRALREAGIARRFGAVLNPPVIGSSTLAAIQAPEDRFDEIAAIVNEYRQVNHNYARDHEWNMWFVVTAGSREARDEILAEIEARTGCDVLNLPMLTDYYIDLEFPVVNADRFARESLEAGTDSSATRISEAATGDLSALEADLLLEIQDGFPLSATPYRDIAAALDAPVDDVLAAVERLLSTGCIKRIGCVINHVATGFDANCMVVWDVPDEDLDAWGERAGGLPYVTLCYHRPRRPEQDWPYNLFTMIHGRDPDAVDEKIDELAADYLPVDHERLYSTETLKQTGARYDDLLGT; encoded by the coding sequence ATGAGTGCCCTGTCGGGGAACTGGCGCGACGCCATCGACGACGTGGACGCGGCGCTGATCGACGGCTATCAGAGCGGGTTCCCGATCGAGGAACGCCCGTTCGACCGCGTCGGTGCCGACCTCGGAATCGACGAATCCGCCGCGGTCGACCGCGTTCGAGCCCTCCGAGAGGCGGGGATCGCCCGCCGGTTCGGAGCCGTCCTCAACCCGCCCGTGATCGGCTCTTCGACGCTTGCCGCGATCCAGGCCCCCGAGGACCGCTTCGACGAGATCGCGGCGATCGTCAACGAGTACCGGCAGGTCAACCACAACTACGCCCGCGACCACGAGTGGAACATGTGGTTCGTCGTCACTGCCGGCTCCCGCGAGGCCCGCGACGAGATCCTCGCCGAGATCGAGGCCCGAACCGGCTGTGACGTGTTGAACCTGCCGATGCTGACCGACTACTACATCGACCTCGAGTTCCCCGTCGTCAACGCCGACCGCTTTGCGCGCGAATCGCTCGAGGCCGGCACCGACTCCTCGGCGACCCGGATCAGCGAGGCCGCGACGGGCGATCTCTCCGCGCTCGAGGCCGACCTCCTGCTCGAGATTCAGGATGGCTTTCCCCTCTCGGCGACGCCGTACCGGGACATCGCCGCGGCGCTCGACGCCCCCGTCGACGACGTCCTCGCGGCCGTCGAACGCCTGCTTTCGACCGGTTGTATCAAGCGGATCGGCTGCGTGATCAACCACGTCGCCACGGGCTTCGATGCCAACTGCATGGTCGTCTGGGACGTTCCCGACGAGGACCTCGATGCGTGGGGCGAGCGGGCTGGCGGGTTGCCCTACGTCACCCTCTGCTATCACCGACCCCGCCGGCCCGAGCAGGACTGGCCGTACAACCTGTTCACGATGATCCACGGTCGCGACCCCGACGCCGTCGACGAGAAGATCGACGAACTCGCCGCCGATTACCTCCCCGTCGACCACGAGCGACTCTACTCCACCGAGACGCTGAAACAGACCGGCGCGCGCTACGACGACCTGCTCGGTACGTAG
- a CDS encoding anthranilate phosphoribosyltransferase: protein MAQASQEFGDWPLKRLMTEVVGSGPKSADDMDREQAREAFQRILAGEPDQTTLGAFWLANRWKRNNPEELAAYTDVMREESVVTAEPEADPVDCGANYDGKDTSAILGVGAGVVAAAAGTPVVVHSGDRVPSQKATPYKHVLEELGVRTELEPGESADMVDETGFGFYYQPAFNPVIDDLFDRRDEMGVRTFVNTIETVANPANADVHLGSFYHLAFARKMIDLIRESERLDYSRAIFFQGMEGYDDIRPGYTKVAEWSSGEDLEDYEIETAEYGMDMEREDLAVDDIAVDSATITAEVLSGDREDHFADAIALNGAFRMYARQDVESLDAGLERAREVIDDGSAEAVLEDLQAF, encoded by the coding sequence ATGGCGCAGGCATCCCAGGAGTTCGGCGATTGGCCGTTGAAACGCCTGATGACGGAGGTAGTCGGTTCCGGCCCCAAATCGGCCGACGACATGGATCGCGAGCAGGCCCGCGAGGCCTTCCAGCGGATCCTGGCCGGCGAGCCCGACCAGACCACCCTCGGCGCGTTCTGGCTGGCGAATCGCTGGAAGCGCAACAACCCCGAGGAGCTGGCGGCCTACACCGACGTCATGCGCGAGGAGTCGGTCGTGACCGCCGAACCCGAGGCAGATCCGGTCGACTGCGGCGCGAACTACGACGGCAAGGACACCTCCGCCATCCTCGGCGTCGGTGCCGGCGTCGTCGCCGCCGCCGCGGGCACGCCGGTCGTCGTCCACTCCGGGGACCGCGTTCCCTCCCAGAAGGCGACCCCCTACAAACACGTCCTCGAGGAACTCGGCGTTCGGACCGAACTCGAGCCGGGCGAGAGCGCCGACATGGTCGACGAGACCGGCTTCGGCTTCTACTACCAGCCCGCGTTCAACCCCGTCATCGACGACCTCTTCGACCGTCGCGACGAGATGGGCGTCCGAACGTTCGTCAACACGATCGAGACCGTCGCCAACCCGGCGAACGCGGACGTCCACCTGGGGTCGTTCTACCACCTCGCGTTCGCGCGGAAGATGATCGACCTCATCCGAGAGAGCGAGCGACTCGACTACTCGCGGGCCATCTTCTTCCAGGGGATGGAGGGCTACGACGACATTCGACCCGGCTACACGAAAGTCGCCGAGTGGAGTTCGGGCGAGGACCTCGAGGACTACGAGATCGAGACTGCCGAGTACGGGATGGACATGGAACGCGAGGACCTCGCCGTCGACGACATCGCGGTCGATTCCGCGACGATCACCGCGGAGGTACTGTCCGGCGACCGCGAGGACCACTTCGCCGACGCCATCGCGCTCAACGGCGCGTTCCGGATGTACGCCCGCCAGGACGTCGAGAGCCTGGACGCGGGCCTCGAGCGGGCTCGTGAGGTCATCGACGACGGCAGCGCAGAGGCCGTCCTCGAGGACCTGCAGGCGTTCTGA
- a CDS encoding enoyl-CoA hydratase/isomerase family protein, with product MDESLETVLVEFDEDSGVGTLTMNRPDALNALSAQLRDDIVAGLELLEEQNEGADGVALRAVVLEGAGEKAFCAGADIGGFSDASAGGTSARSHYDFIRDFPAPVIAKIDGYCLGGGLETALACDFRLASESSTFGFPEVNLGILPGAGGVQYVTKIAGPALAKELAMTGEHISAERAGEEGIVNHVYADDEFEDEVDAFVDDLAGQAPLAIQAIKKSADMAVHSGLEEGLAYDNQLFQELLKTEDHAEGAAAFAEDREPEFDGK from the coding sequence ATGGACGAATCACTCGAGACAGTCCTAGTGGAGTTCGACGAAGACAGCGGCGTCGGCACGCTGACGATGAACCGGCCGGACGCGTTGAACGCGCTGAGCGCCCAGCTCAGGGACGATATCGTCGCGGGCCTCGAACTGCTCGAGGAGCAAAACGAGGGTGCCGACGGCGTCGCCTTACGTGCCGTGGTCCTCGAGGGGGCCGGCGAGAAGGCCTTCTGTGCCGGCGCGGACATCGGCGGCTTCTCCGACGCGTCGGCCGGCGGCACCTCGGCCCGGAGCCACTACGATTTCATTCGGGACTTCCCCGCGCCGGTCATCGCGAAGATCGATGGCTACTGTCTGGGCGGCGGCTTAGAGACCGCGCTGGCCTGTGACTTCCGACTGGCCAGCGAGAGCAGTACGTTCGGCTTCCCCGAAGTGAACCTCGGCATCCTGCCCGGTGCCGGCGGCGTCCAGTACGTCACGAAGATTGCCGGCCCCGCCCTCGCGAAGGAACTCGCGATGACTGGCGAGCATATTTCCGCGGAACGGGCGGGCGAGGAAGGCATCGTCAACCACGTCTACGCCGACGACGAGTTCGAGGACGAAGTCGACGCGTTCGTCGACGATCTTGCTGGGCAGGCACCGCTCGCGATCCAGGCGATCAAGAAGTCCGCCGACATGGCGGTTCACAGCGGGCTCGAGGAAGGGCTGGCCTACGACAACCAGCTCTTTCAGGAACTGCTCAAGACCGAGGACCACGCGGAGGGCGCGGCGGCGTTTGCCGAGGACCGCGAGCCCGAGTTCGACGGGAAGTAA
- a CDS encoding IS630-like element ISNpe13 family transposase: MTGREKKIVRHLSEEDLDRLLGEADDQKEFERLVFIKRLYKGATLKEAADDVGKSEGTATNWVNRWNEGGLGKLTPNFGGGRPPKLDEDQQDELIDRLREGQPWKKQEIQHLLDKEFDVEYHPHYLPTFLYNLGLSYAIPRTKRPDRPDNAEEILDERVEYAFDEDAHDQPHNKRDSDDDDDEEEWRTDEDICTDGGTVVGFFDVSHPQPWDNSQRLYTVDDPHITRPLVKIDTPAAGFYALNGESVLSFPPNQEKEQICGCFEEIREQNPGKRILLVLDNFSSHVCKHTRKRAHELGIDLVFLPVGSPDLNPIEPVWKSLKWESSPLIVNGEDEYRRLLDELFDQLTEKLSFAASWIDNHLSGFLNKIC, translated from the coding sequence GTGACTGGTCGAGAGAAGAAAATTGTGCGACACCTGAGTGAAGAGGATCTGGATCGTCTTCTCGGCGAGGCAGACGATCAGAAGGAATTCGAACGCCTCGTGTTCATCAAACGGCTGTACAAGGGTGCCACGCTGAAGGAGGCTGCCGATGACGTTGGGAAATCTGAGGGCACCGCCACCAACTGGGTCAACCGCTGGAACGAAGGAGGCCTCGGCAAACTCACTCCGAACTTCGGGGGCGGTCGGCCCCCGAAGCTCGACGAAGACCAACAAGACGAACTCATCGATCGACTTCGCGAGGGACAACCGTGGAAAAAACAGGAGATCCAGCATCTTCTCGACAAGGAGTTCGATGTTGAATATCATCCACACTACCTCCCAACGTTCCTATACAATCTCGGCCTTTCCTACGCCATTCCTCGGACAAAACGGCCTGATCGACCCGACAACGCCGAAGAGATCCTCGACGAACGCGTCGAGTACGCGTTCGACGAGGATGCTCACGACCAGCCACACAATAAGCGCGACAGTGACGACGATGACGACGAAGAGGAGTGGCGCACCGATGAGGACATCTGTACTGATGGCGGGACTGTGGTGGGATTTTTCGATGTCTCGCATCCACAACCATGGGACAACTCTCAGCGACTGTACACGGTCGATGACCCACATATCACTCGGCCGCTGGTGAAAATCGATACACCAGCGGCCGGGTTCTATGCGCTCAACGGAGAGAGCGTGCTGTCGTTCCCACCGAACCAGGAGAAAGAACAAATCTGTGGGTGTTTCGAGGAGATCCGCGAGCAGAATCCCGGCAAGCGGATTCTGCTCGTGTTGGATAACTTTTCGTCACACGTCTGCAAGCACACGCGCAAGCGTGCTCATGAACTCGGGATTGATCTGGTGTTCCTGCCGGTTGGTTCCCCGGACCTCAACCCAATCGAACCTGTCTGGAAAAGTCTCAAGTGGGAGTCTTCGCCGTTGATTGTTAACGGCGAAGACGAATACCGGAGACTCCTTGACGAACTGTTCGACCAACTGACCGAGAAACTGAGTTTCGCTGCATCGTGGATTGACAATCACCTCAGTGGATTTCTCAATAAGATTTGCTAA
- a CDS encoding 3-hydroxyacyl-CoA dehydrogenase family protein, which produces MAQKSAAVVGGGIMGAGIAQVLARNGYDVAVREINEELADEARERVISGNYGLEDAVEGGYLSEDEKDAVLERMTFTTDLDAATDGTDFTIEAVTEDLAIKGQVFRDLDEVTDDQPLYSNTSGFAVTSIANAVSDPSRVAVTHFFNPVAVMDMVEIVQAPETDEAVVERAEELVDELGKTRVTIDDDPGSYGFLANRCHAAMREEAKKIVDEGIATEEQVDKALEDGYNLPVGPFSLTGIGEEWD; this is translated from the coding sequence AGAGTGCTGCCGTCGTCGGTGGCGGCATCATGGGCGCCGGTATCGCACAGGTACTCGCACGGAACGGCTACGACGTGGCCGTCCGCGAGATCAACGAGGAGTTGGCCGACGAGGCTCGAGAGCGCGTGATCTCGGGCAATTACGGGCTCGAGGACGCCGTCGAGGGCGGTTATCTCTCCGAGGACGAGAAAGACGCGGTCCTCGAGCGGATGACGTTCACGACGGATCTCGACGCGGCAACCGACGGGACCGACTTCACGATCGAGGCGGTTACCGAAGACCTGGCGATCAAGGGGCAGGTCTTCCGCGATCTGGACGAGGTCACGGACGATCAGCCGCTGTACTCGAACACGAGCGGGTTCGCCGTCACGTCGATCGCCAACGCCGTCTCCGACCCCTCTCGGGTCGCGGTGACGCACTTTTTCAACCCCGTCGCGGTCATGGACATGGTCGAAATCGTCCAGGCACCGGAGACTGACGAAGCCGTCGTCGAGCGCGCCGAGGAACTGGTCGACGAACTCGGGAAGACACGGGTTACCATCGACGACGATCCCGGCTCCTACGGCTTCCTCGCCAACCGCTGTCACGCGGCGATGCGCGAGGAGGCAAAGAAGATCGTCGACGAGGGGATTGCTACGGAGGAACAGGTCGACAAGGCGCTCGAGGACGGCTACAACCTCCCCGTCGGCCCGTTCTCGCTGACCGGCATCGGTGAGGAGTGGGACTGA